One part of the Parabacteroides distasonis ATCC 8503 genome encodes these proteins:
- the holA gene encoding DNA polymerase III subunit delta: protein MAKKEITFEEICRDITARKFQPVYVLMGEEPFFIDQITDLLLKSVLEESERDFNQIILYGADTDAISIINAARRFPMMSEYQLIVVREAQLVRDIELLSSYVKNPLSSTILVINYKYKTLDRRRALAAATDKNGILYESKKIPDYKMPSFITSLMQQRSIGIDPKAAQMLSDFLGNDLNRLNKELDKLAIILAEKASKRITPELIEQNIGISKEYNNFELIKALAMKDILKANRIAQYFEKNPKSNPIQMTLPVLFNYFSNLLICYYSKDRSESGLMTALGLRGTYQVKDYLLGMKNYPAMKVFNLISDIRTTDARSKGVENSSATDADLLKELLYKILH, encoded by the coding sequence ATGGCAAAAAAAGAAATTACTTTCGAGGAGATTTGTAGGGATATAACAGCAAGGAAGTTTCAGCCTGTTTATGTGTTAATGGGCGAAGAGCCTTTCTTCATCGATCAAATAACAGATTTGTTATTAAAAAGCGTATTAGAGGAATCTGAGAGAGATTTCAATCAGATTATTCTATACGGCGCAGATACAGATGCTATTTCTATTATCAATGCGGCACGTCGTTTTCCGATGATGTCCGAATATCAATTGATCGTTGTTCGAGAGGCTCAATTAGTGAGAGATATAGAGTTGCTGAGCAGTTATGTGAAGAATCCTTTGTCATCAACTATTTTGGTCATAAATTACAAATATAAGACTTTAGATCGCCGTCGTGCGTTAGCGGCCGCAACCGATAAAAACGGTATTTTATATGAGTCAAAAAAGATCCCGGATTATAAAATGCCGAGTTTTATCACCTCTTTGATGCAACAGCGTTCTATCGGTATCGATCCAAAAGCCGCTCAAATGCTCTCAGATTTCCTTGGAAACGATTTAAACCGTCTCAATAAGGAATTAGATAAGCTGGCAATTATCTTGGCTGAAAAGGCCTCAAAACGCATCACACCGGAATTGATCGAGCAAAATATAGGGATTAGTAAAGAATACAATAACTTTGAGCTGATAAAGGCACTTGCCATGAAGGATATATTAAAGGCTAACCGGATCGCTCAGTATTTTGAGAAAAACCCTAAAAGTAATCCGATACAGATGACACTTCCTGTATTATTTAACTATTTTTCAAACTTGCTGATTTGTTATTATTCAAAGGATCGATCGGAATCAGGATTGATGACCGCACTTGGTTTACGGGGAACTTATCAAGTAAAGGACTATCTTTTGGGGATGAAAAATTATCCAGCGATGAAAGTTTTTAATTTGATCAGCGATATCCGAACGACTGACGCAAGATCTAAGGGAGTGGAAAACTCTTCAGCGACAGATGCAGATTTACTAAAAGAATTACTTTACAAAATTTTACATTAA